A region of the Candidatus Methylomirabilota bacterium genome:
GTTGCCGGCCAGGTCGCCGAGCCACCACGTGAGCCAGATGTATCCGTAGTCCGCCCACCTCGCGTAGCCGGCGAACGCCAGGCTCGTCACCCCGATGGTGGCGCTGAGCGCCGTGCTGACGATGCCGGCGAGCACGACGAAGCGGAAGATGTCCCGCGGCCGTTCGAGCGCGTCGACGCCCCCGGCAAAACGGGTGACGAGGCGCGCGCCGACGACCGCCTCGAGGGTGTTGCCGGCGGCGATGGCCAGCGAGGTCGCGATGGACCCGGCGGTGCTGACATTGATGACGAACGCGCCCAGGAAGATGACGGGCCAGAGTCGAGGCCCGAAGAGCAAGAGGGCGGCGAGGGCGATGCCGGCGGGGGGCCAGACTGGCGTGGCGCTGGCGTGCAGGAAGGCGAAGGCGAGTCCCAGCTTGCCGGCCAGGACGTAGACGACCCCGACGCCCACCGCGAGCGCGACGCGCCGCGATTGCATGCCGGGAGAATACACCAGCTCAGGGGAGCTTCTGCTCCAGCTCGGTGACAAGCTCCTTGACGTCGGTCTCCGCCTCGAGGGCGGCGCGCTCCTGCCGGGTCGCTGCTTCGGGCTCGATCCCGAGCCGCTCCGCGATGCGGGCGAGAAGGCGCAGGGTGGCGGTGGACTCCTGCTCGGCCAGGAGATTGATCTGGAGGTCGAGGTGGGCGCGCCGGTCGGCGAGGCGCGTCATCCGGTTCTGGCTGATCATCACACCGATCGTGATGAAGATCGCTTCGAGCGAGACGACCATGGTGAGGAGGTTGAACGGATAGGGATCGAACGGGGCGAGCGCCGGCGCCCAGCCTCGCAGCCACCCGAGATTCAGCACGATCCAGGCGGCGAACCAGATGACGTGGACCAGGGCGAAGGTCCCGGTCCCGGCGACCGCGACGAGCCGGTCGCCCACGCGCTCCATCATCGAGCGCTGGCTGAGGTGCTGCGCCTCGAGATCGGCGATCTTCTCGATGTTGGTCTTCTCGGTCCGCGTCGTCCCCACGTCGCTTTCTCCCGGCCCCGGTAGCCTTGGCCCTGTCGCTTCGACCCACCCGCGGGCCTACGCGCTCGACATTGTTCGTGGAGCAAGGCGCATGCCCGGCGGCATGGCCCTTGCTCGCTTCCACGCTCGTGCGAATACCGGCGCGGAGCGCCGCAGGGAGGCAGGGCATGCACAAGGAGCAGATCGCGGAGCTGCTGTATCAGGCCTACGAGACGGAGCAGGGCGGCGAGAAGATCTACGAGACCGCGCTCAAGTGCGCCGAGAACGAAGAGCTGCGCGAGGAGTGGGAGGAATACCTCGAGCAGACGCGCGAGCACATCGAGATCGTCCGCGAGGCGATGGAGGCCTTCGGGCTCAATCCGGAGGTGGAAACACCCGGCCGGCTCGTCGTCCGCCATATCGGCGCCTCACTGGTGCAGGCCATGGAGACGGCGCTCGACTCGGGCATTCCCGGCGCCGCCCAGATCGTGGCGACCGAGTGCGTCGTGCTCGCCGAGACTAAGGATCACCTGAACTGGGAGCTCATCGGTATGTGCGGCGACAAGCTCAAGGGGGATGAGGGGAAGGCGCTCAAGGAAGCTCACGGGAAGGTCGAGGACCAGGAGGACGAGCACCTCTACCACACCACCGGCTGGTGCCGCGAACTCTGGATCGACTCGCTCGGAATGCCCGCCCAGCTGCCGCCCCCCGAGGAAGCGAAGGACGTGAAGACCGCCATCGGCGCCGCGCGCGCCAAGGCCTCACGCAAGGCCAAGAGCAAGAAGAGCTAGGTAGCTTCTCCCGCGCCGGGCGCGGGCAGGGCGCGCGTGCTATGGTCCCCCCATGACCACGTGGCGCTCCCGCCCGAGCCCGGCAGGGTGTGCTCGCGCCGCGGTCGCGGCCCTGCTGCTCGGCGCCGGGTGCGCCACGACCCCCGCCGCGGTGTCCGATCGCGATCTGACCGTCTCCGAGGGCACCACCTTCACGGTCGCCCTCGACCGTCGCGCCGGCACCGGCTACGGCTGGATGGTCGACGGCGAAGATGCCCAGACCGTGACGCTGGTCAGCCGATCGATCGAGCGCGACCTCGCGACGCCGGGCGCGCCCGAGCGCGAGGTGTTCGTCTTCCTCGCCCGGCGGTCGGGTACCACCACGCTCCACTTCACCTATGCCCGGTCGTGGGAGGCGGCGACGATGCCGCCGGCCGAGGCTCGGGCCTACCGCGTTCAAGTCATCCGCTGCTGATCCGACCCCGGGGGGAGCCATGTTCGATCTCGTGCTGAAGGGAGGCCGTGTCCTCGATCCGTCCACCCGGCTGGACGGCGTGCAAGACGTCGCGGTGCAAGACGGCAAGATCGCGCGCATCGCGGCCGACATCCCCGCGGGAGAGGCGGTGCGGGTCATCGAGGTCGGCGGCAAGCTCGTCACGCCCGGCCTCATCGATCTCCACGCCCACGTGTTCGAAGGAGTCAATCGCACCGGGGTGAACCCGGACCTGGGCGGCGTGCTCTCGGGCGTCACCACCATCGTGGACGCGGGCAGCGCGGGCGCGGCAACCTTCGCGGCGTTTCCTCGCCACATCCTGCCGCACTGCCATACCGAGGTGATCCCGTTCCTGCACATCTGCCAGACCGGGCTCGCCACGCTTCCCGACATCGTCTCGGAGTCGAGCGTGAACCTCGACGACACGCTCAAGACCCTCGATCAGTACAAGGGGCTCATCCACGGGATCAAGGCGCGCATGGTGTCGCCCGCCCTCGAGATCATGGGCATGGAGATGCCGAGGCTCGCCAAGCGCGCGGCCAAGGAAAGCGGCACGCGGCTCATGGTGCACATCGGCGACACCGAGAGGCGCTACGACCCCAAGGTCATTCACCAGCTCTTGCCGCTGCTCGAGAAGGGCGACATCCTCACCCACTACTTCACCGCGAATCCCGGCGGGGTGCTCGACGCCAACGGCAAGCTGGTGCCGGAGGCGCGGGACGCGGCGGCGCGCGGAGTCTGGCTCGACACCGCCCACGGGCGCATGAATTTCTCGTTCGACGTGGGACGACGGTGCATCGATCAGGGGCTGCTCCCGCACTGCATCAGCACCGATCTGACCGTGCCCGGACGCATCCACACCGTGCACAGCATGGTCGAGATCATGACGCGCTTCCTGGGCCTGGGCTTCACGCTGGCCCAGGTCGTCACCATGTCCACGGAGAACCCTGCCAAGGCCATCGGCGCCGAGGGGCGGCTCGGAAGCCTCGCGGTGGGCCGACAGGCCGATATCTCGGTGCTGGAGCTGCGCGAGGGCGACTGGGTGGTGAAGGATGTCGTCGGGGCGAGCCTCCGGGTCCAGAAGGCCTTCGTGCCGTTCGTGACAGTAAAGCGCGGGCGCGTGTTCCAGCCCGACTGGGGACCGCGCCCGTGGGGTTGGGAGCCCGACCGCGTGCTGCCCGCGGCGCCGATCCGAGGCGGATGCTGCGCATGAGCGCGGGCGGGCGCGTGCGCGCGGCGGTGCTCGTCCAGCCGAAGACGATCGAGCTGCGTGACTTCCCGCGTCCGTCTGTCGGGCCAGACGACGCGTTGCTGCGTATCGAGGCCTGCGGGATCTGCGGCAGCGACTACGAGCAGTACGAGGGCCATCTCCCCGACACCGAGGATTACAAGCAATATCCGGTGATCCCGGGGCACGAGCCGCTGGGCCGCATCGAGGAGATCGGCCGCGCCGCGAAGGAGCGGTGGCGCGTGAGCGTGGGCGACCGCGTGGCCGTCCGATCCGGCTATGGCTGCGGGCGCTGCGAGGCCTGCCGGCGCTTCGAGCCGGCGGCGTGCCGCACGCGCGGCGGCACGTACGGCTACACCGACGTCGAGAAGCCCCCGTTCCTCTGGGGCGGCTATGCCGAGCACATGTACCTCACGTCCCTCTCCGTGGTGAAGCAGGCCGATCCCGATCTCGCTCCAGAGGTCGCGGTGATGTTCAACCCGCTGGCCGCGGGGATCTCGTGGGCCGGCACGGTGCCGGCGACGGGCCCCGGCGACCGCGTGGCCATCCTCGGGGCTGGCCAGCGCGGGCTCTGCTGCGTGATCGCGGCGAGGGAAGCAGGCGCCCGCAAGGTGGTCATCACCGGACTCGCGCGCGACGCGGCCAAGCTGGCGCTGGCGCGCGAGCTGGGAGCGGACGCGGCCATCGACGCGGAGGGCGGCGACGTGGTCGCCCAGGTGCGCGAGGCCCTCGGCGGCGGCGCCGAGGTGGTGGTGGACACCACACCCTACGCGCCGCGGTCGCTCACCGACGCCGTCGCCATTGCGGTGCGCCGCGGACGCATCGTGGTGGCCGGGCTCAAGGGCGGGCGGCCCACGCAGGCGCTGCTCGCCGACGACGTGATCTACAAGGAGCTGACCATTCGCGGCGTGCTCAGCATGCCCGTCGCCGAGACGTTCAAGGCCGTGGACATCATCGGCTCGCGGCGCTATCCCTTCGAGCGCCTGCACTCGCTCTCGTTCCCCATCGAGCAGGCGCAGGACGCCATCCTCACGCTCGCGGGCCAGATGCCGGGGGTGAACCCGATTCACCTCGCGATCGTGCCCGGCGCCCCGCGCGTGTCGCTCTGAGGGCTACTTCCCCTTCAGGGTGACGTCCTCGTACGGCGCCGAGTAGGCGTGCCCGTTGATGAGGCCGAGCCCCGACTCGCCCACCCGCGGGCCGACGCCGTTCAGGAAGGCCAGCTCCCAGATCGGCGCGTAGACCGCCTTGTCGTGCAGCAGCTGCTGCATCTTGTGGAGCGTCGCCTCGCGGCGCTTGCGGTCGATCTCGGTGGCCTGCTCCTGGAAGAGGCCGTCGAGATCGGCGTACGTCCCGTAGACGTACGTGCCACCCGTGGCCACGAAGGCCTCCAGGCGCGTGGCCGCGTTGCCGAAGGCGCCGCTCGCCGCCTGGATGAGCCCGCCCCGGAGCTTCTTGTCGGAATATGCGCTGAAGAACGCCGCGCGCTCGAGCGGGCGGAGTCGCGTGCGGATGCCGACCGCGGCCAGATTGTTGGCGACGGCCTCGGCGAGATTCGCGTAGGAGCCGTCACACGACAGATCCCCGGCGTCGAAGCCGTTGGCGTAGCCGGCCTCGGCGAGGAGGGCTTTCGCGCGCGACACCGAGTAGACGGCGGCCGGGGGCTGCCAGAAGTACTCGAACGTGCTGGGGACGATGCTGTTGGTGATGCGCGAGTGCCCGAGGGTGAGCGCCTGGTTGATGGAATTGCGGTCCAGCGCGAGGCCGATCGCCTGCCGGACGCGGCGGTCGTGCTGGGGGGACTTGGGATCCCACTGGTCGGGGAAATAGATCCAGAACGAGGCCTGGATCACCGCCGGCTTGAGGGCGAGGCCCGGCGTGCGCTGGAGCTCCTCGGCCAGCTCGCCGCGCACCGAATAGACGATGTCGACCTCGCCGCGCTTGAGCGCGGCCAGCCGCGTGGCCTCGTCGGGAATGACGCGGAAGACGAATCGCTTGACGCTGGGGGGCTTGCGCCAGTACTGATCGAAGGCCTCGAGCGTCAGGTCCACCCCGGGGGTGAAGGACACGAACTTGTAGGGCCCGGCGCCGATGGGCGCCTTCTTGAACCCCTCGTCGCCCACGCGCTCCACGTACTTCTTCGGCACGATCCAGCCCGCTCCGGTGGCGCTCGAGTAGAAGGTCAGAAAGTCCGGCCAGGGCTGCTTCAGGCGGAACCGGACATGGGTGGCGTCGGGCGTCTCCACGGCCGCGACGCGCTCCTTGAAGCCCTTGGCGGCCGCGCCGCGATAGCGGTCGAACGAGAACTTGACGTCTTCGGCGGTGACCGGGGAACCGTCGTGGAAGCGGGCGTTCTTGCGGAGGACGAACTCGTACACGAGCCCGTCCTTCGAGACCGTCCACGATTCGGCCAGGCTCGGCGCCTGCGTCTGCCCCGGCATGGGCTTCACCATGGCGTCATGGAGCGCGTAGAGCACCATGAACGGCGTGATCATGCCGGGTGTCTCGGCGGGGTCGAACCAGGTCGGCGCCAGGGTGACGTGCACCCCCCAGGTGAGGGTGCCCTCGGCGGCCGCGGCGGGGCGGTGGCCCACCGGGGGGGCGCCGGTGAGGGCGAGGATGGCGACCAGGACCGGAGCGAGCGCGCGGGAGAGCTTCATGGGCAGCCTCCTGGAGCGATCCGGGATCGATCGAAACGGTGGGGGTGATTATCCCCAGGGTCGAAGGCTTGTCAACGCGAGGTCCTGGGAAGACGGCGTGCTATCCTCGACCCGTGCGTATTCGCGCACACGTGCTGCTCCTCGTGGTGGCGTCGGTCCTTCCCATTCTGGTCTTCGCCGGCGTCATGGCCTACGTGTTCTGGTGGCAGCAGCGCGCGGCCTTCGAGCAGAGCCACCTCGAGCGGGTCCGCGCCCTCTCGATCGCCCTCGACTTCCGGCAGAACGCGACCCTTGCCGCTCTGCGCGCCATGGCCGATTCGCGCCGGCTCGACACCGGCGCTCTCCGCGAGTTCCTCGACGACTCGCGCGACGTCGTGGCGGCGCAGCGTATCTGGTCCGCGGTGGTGCTGGCCGACGCGTCGGGCCGGCGTCTCCTCGACACGCGCCCGGGCGTCGACAGCAAGGGGGCCAACCTCGCCGCCGAGCCCCTCTTCCAGCTCGTGCAGCGCACGGGCCGTCCCGCCATCTCGCCGCTCGTGAAGGCGCCGGGGTCGGAGGGTGACTACACCACCTGCTTCGCGGTGCCGGTGACCCGCGGCGGTGTCCTGCGCTACGTGCTGATCGCCGAGATCGACCAGGCGGAATGGCTGCGCTTCATGGCGCTCTACCCGGTGGCCCCCGACGCCACCCTCACGCTGCTCGACCAGAACGGCATCATCATTGCCCGCACCCTCCACAACGAGCGCTGGGTGGGCCGCCCGCCCTCCGCGACGCTGGCCCGCAAATCGCGCGAGCTGCCCGCGGCGACCTATCAGGGCCCGGGGCTCGAGGGCCAGTGGTTCTACACCGCCCACAGCCGCACCGCGACCTCGGGCTGGACGGTGGCCACCGGCGTGCCCGCCGAGAGGGTGGAGGCGCAGCTCCGCGCCGCGCTGGCGTCGGTGGCGGCGGGAGGGGCGGCGGCGGCGCTCCTCGCCGTCGTGCTCGCCCTCCTCCTCGGCCGGCGCATCGCGCGGCCCATCGCCGGACTCGCCGAGCTGGCGGGCTCGTTCGCCAGAGAGGACACGCGGGTCAAGCCGCCTCCCGCTTCGAGACTGCGCGAGGTCGACGAGGTGGCGGGTGCCCTCGCCGAGGCCTCCACCCGGCTCGAGCGGCGCGCGCACGAGCGGGACGAGGCGCTTCGCAAGGAGCGCACCGCGCGCGCCGAGGCGGAGGTGGCCAATCGCGCCAAGGACAGCTTCCTCGCCATGCTCGGCCACGAGCTGAGGAACCCGCTCTCCGCGATCCGGGCCGCCCTCGGCCTCCTCGAGGTCGCGGGCCGCGATCCCCAGACGGCGGCGCGGGCGCGCGAGGTGATCGGCCGCCAGGTCAATCAGCTCGTCACGGTGGTCGAGGAGCTGCTCGACATCGCGCGCGTGACGACGGGCAAGATGCTGCTGGACCGGCGGCCGGTGGACCTCGGCGAGCTGGCGCAGCAGACCGTGCAGAGCCTCCGGGTGGCCGGCCGCCTCATCCGGCATGAGGTCACCGTCGAGGCCGAGACCGCCTGGCTCTACGGCGATCCCGGGCGCCTCACCCAGGTTCTGACCAATCTCCTCGTCAACGCCCTCAAGTACACGCCGGAAGGCGGACGCATCGAGGTCCGCGTCGCGTCGGAGGCGGACACGGTCGTGCTCACGGTGACCGACACCGGCGACGGCATCCCGCCCGCGCTGCTCGAGCGCATCTTCGATCTCTTCGTCCGGGGCGATCAGGCGCTGGGCCGCACGGGGAGCGGGCTCGGCATCGGGCTCACGCTGGTGCGACGGCTCGCGGAGCTGCACGGAGGCTCGGTACAGGCGGCGAGCGCGGGGCCCGGGCGGGGAAGCGCGTTCACGGTGCGGCTGCCCGGCATCGCCGCCCCCGCCGAGCGCCAGCAACCGGTGGAGCCCATCCGGAGCGTGCGCGGCCCGCGGCGCGTGCTCATCGTGGAGGACAACGCGGACTCACGCACGATGCTGCACGCGATGCTCGAGCTGTGGGGCCACGAGGTGCACGAGGCGGCCGACGGAGAGCACGGCCTCGAGCGTGCGGTCGCGGTACGTCCGGATATCGCGTTGATCGACGTCGGATTGCCGGGGCTCGATGGCTACGAGCTGGCGCGGCAGATCCGCGCGAGCGTCGGAGGCGTGCACATCTTCCTGGTCGCGGTTACCGGCTACGGTGAGCCCGACGACATCCGCCGCGCCCGGGACGCCGGCTTCGACAGCCACCTCGCCAAGCCGGTGGACGTGAAGACCCTCGCCGGTATCCTGGGGGCGGCCGGTCGGCAGTCGGACCGCGCGTCCTAGCGCGGGCCGCCGATCACGCCCCGGTCGCGCAGCGCCGTCACCGCCTGCTGATCCATCCCGAGGAGCTCGCGGAGCACCTGCGCGGTGTGCTCGCCCAGCATGGGCGAGGGCGTGCGCACGGAGCCCGGCGTCTCCGACAGGCGCACCGGGGCGCCCACCATCTTCACTTTTCCTGCGCGGGGGTGGTTCATCTCCACGAGGGCGCCGCGGGCCTTGACCTGCGGATGCTCCACGACCTGGGCGATGTTGTTGATGGCGCCGAACGGGATGCCCAGGGGTAGGAAGATCGCCTCCCACTCCTCGTAGGTCCTGGTGAGGAACACCTCCTGGAGGAGCGGAATGAGGGTGGCGCGATTCTTCGCGCGGTCCACGTTCTTGCGATAGCGGGGGTCGTTCGCGAGATCGGGCCGGCCGATGGCGGGGCAGAAGATCTGCCAGAGCTTCTCGCTGCCCACCGCCAGGGCCAGATCACGGCTCTTTGTCCTGAACGTCTGGTACGGAAGCAACGCCTTGTAGGCGGTGCCCATGGGGAAGGGCAACTCGCCGTCGGCGAGGTAGCCGCCGATCATGGTGCCGAGCAGGGACATCTGCCCTTCCAGCATGGAGACGTCGATGGCCTGGCCGCGCCCAGTCTTCTCCTTCACCCGCAGCGCCAGCATGATGCCGAACGCCGCGTACATGCCCGCGGTCATGTCCGCGATCGAGGTGCCCGCGCGTACGCCGCGGCCGCCCTCCTCGCCGGTCACCGAGATCATGCCGCTCTCTGCCTGGAGGATCAGGT
Encoded here:
- a CDS encoding DUF1003 domain-containing protein; the encoded protein is MGTTRTEKTNIEKIADLEAQHLSQRSMMERVGDRLVAVAGTGTFALVHVIWFAAWIVLNLGWLRGWAPALAPFDPYPFNLLTMVVSLEAIFITIGVMISQNRMTRLADRRAHLDLQINLLAEQESTATLRLLARIAERLGIEPEAATRQERAALEAETDVKELVTELEQKLP
- a CDS encoding DUF892 family protein; this translates as MHKEQIAELLYQAYETEQGGEKIYETALKCAENEELREEWEEYLEQTREHIEIVREAMEAFGLNPEVETPGRLVVRHIGASLVQAMETALDSGIPGAAQIVATECVVLAETKDHLNWELIGMCGDKLKGDEGKALKEAHGKVEDQEDEHLYHTTGWCRELWIDSLGMPAQLPPPEEAKDVKTAIGAARAKASRKAKSKKS
- a CDS encoding protease inhibitor I42 family protein; translation: MTTWRSRPSPAGCARAAVAALLLGAGCATTPAAVSDRDLTVSEGTTFTVALDRRAGTGYGWMVDGEDAQTVTLVSRSIERDLATPGAPEREVFVFLARRSGTTTLHFTYARSWEAATMPPAEARAYRVQVIRC
- a CDS encoding amidohydrolase/deacetylase family metallohydrolase, with the translated sequence MFDLVLKGGRVLDPSTRLDGVQDVAVQDGKIARIAADIPAGEAVRVIEVGGKLVTPGLIDLHAHVFEGVNRTGVNPDLGGVLSGVTTIVDAGSAGAATFAAFPRHILPHCHTEVIPFLHICQTGLATLPDIVSESSVNLDDTLKTLDQYKGLIHGIKARMVSPALEIMGMEMPRLAKRAAKESGTRLMVHIGDTERRYDPKVIHQLLPLLEKGDILTHYFTANPGGVLDANGKLVPEARDAAARGVWLDTAHGRMNFSFDVGRRCIDQGLLPHCISTDLTVPGRIHTVHSMVEIMTRFLGLGFTLAQVVTMSTENPAKAIGAEGRLGSLAVGRQADISVLELREGDWVVKDVVGASLRVQKAFVPFVTVKRGRVFQPDWGPRPWGWEPDRVLPAAPIRGGCCA
- a CDS encoding zinc-binding dehydrogenase; this encodes MSAGGRVRAAVLVQPKTIELRDFPRPSVGPDDALLRIEACGICGSDYEQYEGHLPDTEDYKQYPVIPGHEPLGRIEEIGRAAKERWRVSVGDRVAVRSGYGCGRCEACRRFEPAACRTRGGTYGYTDVEKPPFLWGGYAEHMYLTSLSVVKQADPDLAPEVAVMFNPLAAGISWAGTVPATGPGDRVAILGAGQRGLCCVIAAREAGARKVVITGLARDAAKLALARELGADAAIDAEGGDVVAQVREALGGGAEVVVDTTPYAPRSLTDAVAIAVRRGRIVVAGLKGGRPTQALLADDVIYKELTIRGVLSMPVAETFKAVDIIGSRRYPFERLHSLSFPIEQAQDAILTLAGQMPGVNPIHLAIVPGAPRVSL
- a CDS encoding ABC transporter substrate-binding protein translates to MKLSRALAPVLVAILALTGAPPVGHRPAAAAEGTLTWGVHVTLAPTWFDPAETPGMITPFMVLYALHDAMVKPMPGQTQAPSLAESWTVSKDGLVYEFVLRKNARFHDGSPVTAEDVKFSFDRYRGAAAKGFKERVAAVETPDATHVRFRLKQPWPDFLTFYSSATGAGWIVPKKYVERVGDEGFKKAPIGAGPYKFVSFTPGVDLTLEAFDQYWRKPPSVKRFVFRVIPDEATRLAALKRGEVDIVYSVRGELAEELQRTPGLALKPAVIQASFWIYFPDQWDPKSPQHDRRVRQAIGLALDRNSINQALTLGHSRITNSIVPSTFEYFWQPPAAVYSVSRAKALLAEAGYANGFDAGDLSCDGSYANLAEAVANNLAAVGIRTRLRPLERAAFFSAYSDKKLRGGLIQAASGAFGNAATRLEAFVATGGTYVYGTYADLDGLFQEQATEIDRKRREATLHKMQQLLHDKAVYAPIWELAFLNGVGPRVGESGLGLINGHAYSAPYEDVTLKGK
- a CDS encoding ATP-binding protein is translated as MRIRAHVLLLVVASVLPILVFAGVMAYVFWWQQRAAFEQSHLERVRALSIALDFRQNATLAALRAMADSRRLDTGALREFLDDSRDVVAAQRIWSAVVLADASGRRLLDTRPGVDSKGANLAAEPLFQLVQRTGRPAISPLVKAPGSEGDYTTCFAVPVTRGGVLRYVLIAEIDQAEWLRFMALYPVAPDATLTLLDQNGIIIARTLHNERWVGRPPSATLARKSRELPAATYQGPGLEGQWFYTAHSRTATSGWTVATGVPAERVEAQLRAALASVAAGGAAAALLAVVLALLLGRRIARPIAGLAELAGSFAREDTRVKPPPASRLREVDEVAGALAEASTRLERRAHERDEALRKERTARAEAEVANRAKDSFLAMLGHELRNPLSAIRAALGLLEVAGRDPQTAARAREVIGRQVNQLVTVVEELLDIARVTTGKMLLDRRPVDLGELAQQTVQSLRVAGRLIRHEVTVEAETAWLYGDPGRLTQVLTNLLVNALKYTPEGGRIEVRVASEADTVVLTVTDTGDGIPPALLERIFDLFVRGDQALGRTGSGLGIGLTLVRRLAELHGGSVQAASAGPGRGSAFTVRLPGIAAPAERQQPVEPIRSVRGPRRVLIVEDNADSRTMLHAMLELWGHEVHEAADGEHGLERAVAVRPDIALIDVGLPGLDGYELARQIRASVGGVHIFLVAVTGYGEPDDIRRARDAGFDSHLAKPVDVKTLAGILGAAGRQSDRAS
- a CDS encoding CoA transferase; amino-acid sequence: MRLPLEDVTVLDLSHALAGPFCSTMLADFGARVIKLEPKGAGDIARAWGTPLPGGETAYFVSLHRNKQGIEVDLKAPEGKELFFKLVEKADVVLENYRTGALERLGLAYAEGRKRNPGVIYCSVSGFGQDGPYRDRAALDLILQAESGMISVTGEEGGRGVRAGTSIADMTAGMYAAFGIMLALRVKEKTGRGQAIDVSMLEGQMSLLGTMIGGYLADGELPFPMGTAYKALLPYQTFRTKSRDLALAVGSEKLWQIFCPAIGRPDLANDPRYRKNVDRAKNRATLIPLLQEVFLTRTYEEWEAIFLPLGIPFGAINNIAQVVEHPQVKARGALVEMNHPRAGKVKMVGAPVRLSETPGSVRTPSPMLGEHTAQVLRELLGMDQQAVTALRDRGVIGGPR